The Streptomyces cynarae genome contains a region encoding:
- a CDS encoding Mut7-C ubiquitin/RNAse domain-containing protein, with translation MNGPEIHIEFAPELGLFVPHARRGRPTQVVTDGASTLGHVVESLGVPLTEVGALVVDGHTVAASHVPAAGETIEVRPVERPQRVPGAPLRFLLDVHLGTLARRLRLLGVDAAYESTDIGDAALAARSAAERRVMLSRDRGLLRRRELWAGAFVYSTRPEEQLRDVLDRFAPELRPWTRCTACNGLLRDATKDEVADQLEHGTRRTYDVFARCLDCGRAYWKGAHHDQLEAIVERALAQGSSPG, from the coding sequence GTGAACGGACCCGAGATCCACATCGAGTTCGCCCCCGAGCTGGGGCTCTTCGTACCGCATGCGCGGCGCGGGCGCCCCACGCAGGTCGTCACCGACGGGGCGTCCACGCTCGGTCATGTCGTCGAGTCGCTCGGTGTGCCGCTGACCGAGGTGGGGGCGCTCGTCGTGGACGGCCACACCGTGGCCGCGTCCCATGTGCCGGCTGCCGGGGAGACCATCGAGGTGCGCCCCGTCGAGCGGCCCCAGCGGGTGCCGGGCGCTCCGCTCCGCTTCCTCCTCGACGTCCACCTCGGCACCCTGGCCCGCCGGCTGCGGCTGCTCGGCGTGGACGCGGCGTACGAGTCCACGGACATCGGGGACGCGGCCCTCGCGGCACGGTCCGCCGCCGAGCGCCGGGTGATGCTCAGCCGTGACCGGGGGCTGCTGCGCCGCCGCGAGCTGTGGGCGGGCGCGTTCGTCTACAGCACCCGGCCCGAGGAGCAACTCCGCGACGTGCTCGACCGGTTCGCGCCCGAGCTGCGGCCGTGGACGCGCTGTACGGCCTGCAACGGCCTGCTCCGCGACGCCACCAAGGACGAGGTCGCCGACCAGCTCGAACACGGCACGCGACGGACGTACGACGTCTTCGCCCGCTGCCTCGACTGCGGCCGCGCGTACTGGAAGGGCGCGCACCACGACCAGCTGGAGGCGATCGTGGAGCGCGCCCTCGCGCAGGGATCGAGCCCGGGCTAA
- a CDS encoding glycosyltransferase, whose protein sequence is MSQESTVPGELGDPAVRAAEPPEPGAVTIVVPTFNESGNIRELLHRITESVPSRLPCEVLFVDDSTDDTPDVIVREAQDCPFPVTVLHRDEPVGGLGGAVVEGLKAAGSDWIVVMDGDLQHPPSLVPELIGTGERTNAGLVVASRYIKGGSRAGLAGGYRIAVSRGATWLTKTLFPRRLRGISDPMSGFFAIRRSAVTAEILRPLGYKILLELAVRSRPREVTEVPFVFQERFAGRSKSTAQEGFRFLRHLVGLRTASPLARMVAFGLIGASGFVPNLVGLWALTRLGVHYLPAEILANQLGVAWNFLLIEQLLFRERRRHRRWWDRVGRFALLANADLVLRIPLIALLVGTFGVGVLPATALALVMTFVLRFVGTEALVYLPRRGRAPESGSRTARRAV, encoded by the coding sequence ATGAGCCAGGAATCCACCGTCCCCGGCGAACTGGGCGATCCGGCCGTAAGGGCCGCCGAGCCACCCGAGCCGGGGGCCGTCACCATCGTCGTCCCGACCTTCAACGAGTCGGGGAACATCCGTGAACTGCTGCATCGGATCACCGAGTCGGTGCCGTCCCGCCTGCCCTGCGAGGTCCTCTTTGTCGACGACTCCACCGACGACACCCCGGACGTGATCGTCCGCGAGGCGCAGGACTGCCCGTTCCCGGTCACCGTCCTGCACCGGGACGAGCCGGTCGGCGGGCTCGGCGGGGCCGTCGTCGAGGGACTGAAGGCGGCCGGCTCCGACTGGATCGTCGTCATGGACGGCGACCTCCAGCACCCGCCTTCCCTGGTCCCGGAGCTGATCGGCACCGGAGAGCGCACGAACGCCGGGCTCGTGGTCGCCTCCCGCTACATCAAGGGCGGCAGCCGGGCCGGCCTCGCGGGCGGCTACCGGATCGCCGTCTCCCGCGGCGCGACCTGGCTGACCAAGACGTTGTTCCCGCGCAGGCTGCGCGGTATCAGCGACCCGATGAGCGGCTTCTTCGCGATCCGCCGCAGCGCGGTCACCGCGGAGATCCTCCGGCCGCTCGGCTACAAGATCCTCCTGGAACTCGCCGTGCGCAGCAGGCCGCGTGAGGTGACCGAGGTGCCGTTCGTCTTCCAGGAGCGGTTCGCGGGCCGGTCCAAGTCGACGGCGCAGGAGGGCTTCCGCTTCCTGCGCCACCTGGTGGGGCTGCGCACCGCCTCCCCGCTCGCGCGCATGGTCGCCTTCGGGCTGATCGGCGCGTCCGGTTTCGTACCGAACCTGGTCGGCCTGTGGGCGCTGACCAGGCTCGGAGTGCACTACCTGCCGGCGGAGATCCTCGCCAACCAGCTCGGCGTCGCCTGGAACTTCCTGCTCATAGAGCAACTGCTGTTCCGCGAGCGGCGCCGGCACCGTCGCTGGTGGGACCGGGTGGGCCGGTTCGCGCTCCTCGCCAACGCGGACCTGGTGCTGCGCATCCCGCTGATCGCACTGCTGGTCGGCACGTTCGGCGTGGGCGTACTGCCCGCCACCGCGCTCGCGCTGGTCATGACCTTCGTCCTGCGCTTCGTGGGGACCGAGGCGCTGGTCTACCTCCCCCGCCGGGGCCGCGCCCCGGAGAGCGGGAGCCGCACAGCAAGGAGAGCCGTATGA
- a CDS encoding glycosyltransferase — protein sequence MLTSVFIAVVSLALFWMAAFTLWWQMHAWRTPEVLASTRFSSPDGAEHVSFSLLLPARHEQAVLDHTIQRLLESTHTDFEIIVIVGHDDPETTEVARRAATRDARVRVVVDHHEKKNKPKAMNTALPHCRGDVVGVFDAEDQVHPELLAHVDHAFRTTGADVVQGGVQLINFHSSWYSLRNCLEYFFWFRSRLHLHAQKGFIPLGGNTVFVRTDVLREADGWDPDCLAEDCDLGVRLSSVGKKVVVAYDSDMVTREETPGSLMSLLKQRTRWNQGFLQVYRKKDWRQLPGFGQRLLARYTLMTPFLQAFSGVVIPLNAAVALFLDVPVGVAFLTFLPLVTAAVTFVFEVVGLHDFGKQYGLRVRLVHYGKLVVGGPFYQVLLAGAAIRAVWREQRGRNDWELTSHVGAHLATTGVIRESREDVAA from the coding sequence TTGCTGACGTCTGTCTTCATTGCCGTCGTCTCGCTGGCCTTGTTCTGGATGGCCGCTTTCACTCTGTGGTGGCAGATGCACGCGTGGCGCACGCCCGAGGTGCTCGCCTCCACCCGGTTCAGCAGTCCGGACGGCGCCGAGCACGTGTCGTTCTCGCTGCTGCTGCCCGCGAGACACGAGCAGGCCGTGCTGGACCACACGATCCAGCGGCTGCTCGAGTCCACCCACACCGACTTCGAGATCATCGTCATCGTGGGACACGACGACCCGGAGACCACCGAGGTCGCCCGCAGGGCCGCGACCCGGGACGCACGGGTCCGCGTCGTCGTCGACCACCACGAGAAGAAGAACAAGCCGAAGGCCATGAACACGGCGCTGCCGCACTGCCGCGGCGATGTCGTCGGGGTCTTCGACGCCGAGGACCAGGTCCACCCGGAGCTGCTCGCCCATGTCGACCACGCGTTCCGCACCACGGGCGCGGACGTGGTCCAGGGCGGGGTGCAGCTGATCAACTTCCACTCGAGCTGGTACAGCCTGCGCAACTGCCTGGAGTACTTCTTCTGGTTCCGCTCCCGGCTGCACCTGCACGCGCAGAAGGGGTTCATCCCGCTCGGCGGCAACACCGTCTTCGTCCGGACCGACGTCCTCCGGGAGGCCGACGGCTGGGACCCCGACTGCCTCGCGGAGGACTGCGACCTGGGCGTCAGGCTCTCCAGCGTCGGCAAGAAGGTCGTCGTCGCCTATGACTCCGACATGGTGACCCGGGAGGAAACCCCCGGCTCGCTGATGTCTCTGCTCAAGCAGCGCACCCGCTGGAACCAGGGCTTCCTCCAGGTCTACCGCAAGAAGGACTGGAGGCAACTGCCCGGCTTCGGACAGCGGCTGCTCGCCCGCTACACCCTGATGACGCCGTTCCTGCAGGCGTTCTCCGGCGTCGTCATCCCACTCAACGCCGCAGTCGCCCTCTTCCTGGACGTTCCGGTCGGCGTCGCCTTCCTCACCTTCCTTCCGCTCGTGACCGCCGCGGTCACCTTCGTCTTCGAGGTCGTCGGACTGCACGACTTCGGCAAGCAGTACGGGCTGCGCGTGCGCCTGGTCCACTACGGGAAGCTCGTCGTGGGCGGCCCCTTCTACCAGGTGCTCCTCGCCGGCGCCGCGATCCGCGCCGTCTGGCGCGAGCAGCGCGGCCGCAACGACTGGGAGCTGACCAGCCACGTCGGCGCCCACCTGGCCACGACCGGCGTGATCCGCGAGTCCCGAGAGGACGTTGCTGCGTGA
- a CDS encoding TetR/AcrR family transcriptional regulator, whose translation MTAARSPYSPADRPRLGLRERKKIKTREAIRAATYALIREQGYDATTIEQIADRAEVSPSTVFRYFPTKEDIVLTDEYDPLMLEALRARPEDEPWMDSIRYVMGKALDLSEQEDPEVLRLRAHLGVQVPAIRSRYFESMSETGRLLRQALAERTGRDPESLEVRVCAMALIGGMMEVSMYWAENGFDGELRDLMERALDVMEHGLERKPEGS comes from the coding sequence ATGACGGCCGCACGTTCCCCCTACTCCCCCGCCGACCGCCCCCGACTCGGACTGCGGGAGAGGAAGAAGATCAAGACCCGCGAAGCGATCCGTGCCGCGACGTACGCGCTGATCAGAGAGCAGGGGTACGACGCCACGACGATCGAGCAGATCGCCGACCGGGCCGAGGTGTCGCCGTCCACCGTCTTCCGTTACTTCCCGACCAAGGAGGACATCGTCCTCACGGACGAGTACGACCCGCTGATGCTGGAGGCGTTGCGCGCACGGCCCGAGGACGAGCCGTGGATGGACTCCATCCGGTACGTGATGGGCAAGGCCCTCGACCTGAGCGAGCAGGAGGATCCCGAGGTGCTCCGGCTGCGGGCGCACCTCGGGGTCCAGGTCCCCGCCATCCGCTCCCGGTACTTCGAGAGCATGTCGGAGACCGGGCGCCTGCTCCGCCAGGCCCTCGCGGAGCGCACCGGCCGCGACCCGGAGAGCCTTGAAGTGCGCGTCTGCGCCATGGCGCTCATCGGCGGCATGATGGAGGTCTCCATGTACTGGGCGGAGAACGGCTTCGACGGCGAGCTCCGTGATCTGATGGAACGGGCGCTGGACGTCATGGAACACGGACTCGAGCGGAAACCCGAAGGCTCCTGA
- a CDS encoding ArnT family glycosyltransferase, which yields MTSTLPAATETKVPAQGTPVPETVPVPRPAFRFRGSRPDLILCGVLLAAILTVQGWNIADYPTLSDDEGTYLAQAWAVQNGHGLAHYTYWYDHPPLGWIQIALLTWIPAHLDAGLMTVGSMRVAMLLVSAVSAVLVHVLARRLKLPMWASGLAMVLFGLSPLSVVLQREIFLDNIAVMWTLLAFTLAASPSRHLWHHFGAGLAAAAGVLTKETMLVVLPAVFLTMWRHSHRDTRKFALTGAITACALIGLSYPLFALLKGELLPGAGHVSLWDGIRYQMSRAGSGFILDPGSGSYGVLHSWLYYDRVLPLGGLAGALLVLLTLRWSVTARTLAGPALAVAVLTLVAMRPSGYLPAMYVIQALPFLALVLAGTAASVVHLVTRRWRGGTEMPYVTWARYAVAALLVAAAGAYVVPRWYDGDRTAVTADANAPYRAASHWLGSQVSDPKDTRVLVDDALWLDLVHAGYRPGLGAVWFYKADLDPAVTRTMPRGWRDLDYVVASPTVRRDAVDLPNVRAALQHSTPVATFGTGPDRIEIRRVDRSAGGGR from the coding sequence GTGACCTCCACTCTTCCCGCGGCGACCGAGACGAAGGTCCCCGCGCAGGGCACACCTGTCCCCGAAACCGTCCCCGTCCCCCGTCCGGCGTTCCGTTTCCGCGGCTCTCGTCCCGATCTGATCCTGTGCGGCGTGCTCCTCGCCGCGATCCTGACGGTGCAGGGCTGGAACATCGCCGACTACCCGACCCTCAGCGACGACGAGGGCACCTACCTCGCCCAGGCATGGGCCGTGCAGAACGGCCACGGGCTCGCCCACTACACCTACTGGTACGACCACCCGCCGCTCGGCTGGATCCAGATCGCCCTGCTCACCTGGATCCCCGCCCACCTTGACGCCGGCCTGATGACGGTCGGCTCGATGCGGGTCGCAATGCTGCTGGTCAGCGCGGTGAGCGCGGTCCTCGTCCACGTCCTCGCCCGCCGTCTGAAGCTGCCGATGTGGGCCTCCGGACTGGCCATGGTCCTCTTCGGGCTCTCCCCGCTGTCGGTGGTGCTCCAGCGGGAGATCTTCCTCGACAACATCGCGGTGATGTGGACGCTGCTCGCGTTCACCCTGGCCGCCTCCCCGAGCCGTCACCTCTGGCACCACTTCGGCGCGGGGCTCGCCGCCGCCGCGGGCGTCCTGACCAAGGAGACGATGCTCGTCGTCCTGCCCGCCGTCTTCCTCACCATGTGGCGCCACAGCCACCGCGACACCCGGAAGTTCGCGCTCACCGGCGCGATCACGGCGTGCGCGCTCATCGGGCTGTCGTACCCCCTCTTCGCCCTGCTCAAGGGCGAGTTGCTGCCGGGCGCGGGCCATGTCTCCCTGTGGGACGGCATCCGCTACCAGATGAGCCGGGCCGGCTCCGGATTCATCCTCGACCCCGGCTCCGGCTCCTACGGCGTCCTGCACTCCTGGCTCTACTACGACCGTGTCCTGCCGCTCGGCGGCCTCGCCGGGGCGCTGCTGGTCCTGCTCACCTTGCGCTGGTCGGTCACCGCCCGGACGCTCGCCGGGCCCGCGCTCGCCGTCGCCGTCCTCACCCTGGTCGCGATGCGGCCGAGCGGCTACCTGCCCGCGATGTACGTCATCCAGGCGCTGCCCTTCCTCGCCCTGGTCCTGGCGGGCACCGCCGCGAGCGTCGTCCACCTGGTGACGCGCCGGTGGCGCGGCGGGACCGAGATGCCGTACGTCACCTGGGCGCGGTACGCCGTGGCGGCCCTGCTCGTGGCCGCCGCCGGGGCGTACGTCGTGCCGCGCTGGTACGACGGCGACCGCACCGCCGTCACCGCCGACGCCAACGCCCCCTACCGGGCCGCCTCGCACTGGCTCGGCAGCCAGGTGAGCGACCCGAAGGACACCCGGGTCCTCGTCGACGACGCCCTCTGGCTCGACCTGGTGCACGCCGGGTACCGGCCCGGGCTCGGCGCCGTCTGGTTCTACAAGGCCGACCTCGACCCGGCGGTGACCAGGACGATGCCGCGCGGCTGGCGCGACCTCGACTACGTGGTCGCGTCCCCGACGGTGCGGCGCGACGCGGTCGACCTGCCCAATGTCAGGGCCGCTCTCCAGCACTCCACGCCGGTCGCCACCTTCGGCACCGGGCCGGACCGGATCGAGATCCGCCGGGTCGACCGGTCGGCGGGAGGCGGCCGATGA
- a CDS encoding thioredoxin domain-containing protein yields the protein MNRLAHETSPYLLQHADNPVDWWPWSDEAFAEARERGVPVLLSVGYSSCHWCHVMAHESFEDDATAAYLNEHFVSIKVDREERPDVDAVYMEAVQAATGHGGWPMTVFLTPDAEPFYFGTYFPPAPRHGMPAFRQVLEGVQQAWADRRDEVAEVAGKIARDLAQREISYGDTRAPGEEELAQALLGLTREYDAQRGGFGGAPKFPPSMVIEFLLRHHARTGSEGALQMAQDTCERMARGGIYDQLGGGFARYSVDRDWVVPHFEKMLYDNALLCRVYAHLWRATGSDLARRVALETADFMVRELRTAEGGFASALDADSEEEAPRDGGPPGRSLGERPQKGGGGRREGGTGRHVEGAYYVWTPKQLSEVLGADDAELAAQYFGVTEEGTFEHGSSVLQLPQREGVFDAQRIESIRRRLLEKRAERPAPGRDDKVVAAWNGLAIAALAETGAYFDRPDLVDAALGAADLLVRLHLDEHARLARTSKDGRVGANAGVLEDYADVAEGFLALASVTGEGVWLEFAGFLLDHVLTRFTDDSGTLYDTAADAEKLIRRPQDPTDNATPSGWTAAAGALLSYAAQTGSEPHRAAAERALGVVKALGPRVPRFIGWGLAVAEALLDGPREVAVVGPALDDPATRALHRTALLGTAPGAVVAIGTPESDELPLLVDRILVGDEPTAYVCRNFTCDAPTTDPERLRTALSG from the coding sequence GTGAACCGACTGGCCCATGAGACGTCCCCGTATCTGCTCCAGCACGCCGACAACCCCGTCGACTGGTGGCCCTGGTCGGACGAGGCCTTCGCCGAGGCCCGTGAACGGGGCGTGCCGGTGCTGCTCAGCGTCGGTTACTCCAGTTGCCACTGGTGTCATGTCATGGCTCACGAGTCGTTCGAGGACGACGCGACAGCCGCGTACCTGAACGAGCACTTCGTCAGCATCAAGGTCGACCGCGAAGAACGCCCCGACGTCGACGCCGTCTACATGGAGGCGGTCCAGGCCGCGACCGGCCACGGCGGCTGGCCCATGACCGTCTTCCTCACCCCGGACGCCGAGCCCTTCTACTTCGGCACCTACTTCCCGCCCGCCCCCCGCCACGGCATGCCCGCCTTCCGGCAGGTCCTCGAAGGCGTCCAGCAGGCCTGGGCCGACCGGCGGGACGAGGTGGCCGAGGTCGCCGGGAAGATCGCGCGGGACCTCGCCCAGCGCGAGATCAGCTACGGCGACACGCGGGCGCCCGGCGAGGAGGAGCTCGCCCAGGCACTTCTCGGACTCACCCGTGAGTACGACGCGCAGCGGGGCGGCTTCGGCGGGGCGCCCAAGTTCCCGCCGTCCATGGTGATCGAGTTCCTGCTGCGCCACCACGCCCGCACCGGCTCCGAGGGCGCCCTGCAGATGGCGCAGGACACCTGTGAGCGCATGGCCCGAGGCGGCATCTACGACCAGCTCGGCGGCGGCTTCGCCCGCTACTCCGTCGACCGGGACTGGGTGGTGCCGCACTTCGAGAAGATGCTCTACGACAACGCGCTGCTGTGCCGCGTCTACGCGCACCTGTGGCGTGCCACCGGCTCCGACCTCGCCCGCCGGGTCGCCCTGGAGACCGCCGACTTCATGGTGCGGGAACTGCGCACCGCCGAGGGCGGGTTCGCCTCCGCGCTGGACGCCGACAGCGAAGAGGAGGCGCCGCGCGATGGGGGTCCCCCCGGACGGAGCCTGGGGGAGCGTCCTCAGAAGGGCGGTGGCGGGAGACGGGAGGGCGGAACGGGCCGGCACGTCGAGGGTGCGTACTACGTGTGGACGCCGAAACAGCTCAGTGAGGTGCTCGGCGCCGACGACGCCGAACTCGCCGCGCAGTACTTCGGGGTGACCGAGGAGGGCACCTTCGAACACGGCTCCTCCGTGCTCCAGCTTCCCCAGCGCGAAGGCGTGTTCGACGCCCAGCGGATCGAGTCGATCCGGCGCCGCCTCTTGGAGAAGCGGGCCGAGCGCCCCGCCCCGGGCCGTGACGACAAGGTGGTCGCCGCCTGGAACGGCCTCGCGATCGCCGCGCTCGCCGAGACCGGCGCGTACTTCGACCGCCCCGACCTCGTGGACGCCGCACTCGGCGCCGCCGACCTGCTGGTACGGCTGCACCTGGACGAGCACGCCCGCCTGGCCCGTACGTCGAAGGACGGCCGGGTGGGCGCGAACGCGGGTGTGCTGGAGGACTACGCGGACGTCGCCGAGGGCTTCCTGGCGCTCGCCTCCGTCACCGGTGAGGGCGTGTGGCTGGAGTTCGCCGGCTTCCTGCTCGACCACGTGCTCACGCGGTTCACCGACGACAGCGGCACGCTCTACGACACCGCCGCGGACGCCGAGAAGCTCATCCGCCGCCCCCAGGACCCCACCGACAACGCCACCCCGTCGGGCTGGACCGCCGCCGCGGGCGCGCTGTTGTCGTACGCCGCCCAGACCGGTTCGGAACCCCACCGTGCCGCCGCCGAGCGGGCGTTGGGTGTCGTCAAGGCGCTCGGGCCGCGGGTGCCGCGCTTCATCGGGTGGGGGCTCGCGGTCGCCGAGGCGCTCCTCGACGGGCCGCGCGAGGTCGCGGTCGTCGGCCCGGCGCTCGACGACCCCGCCACGAGGGCCCTGCACCGCACGGCACTTCTGGGCACGGCACCCGGCGCGGTCGTGGCCATCGGCACCCCGGAGAGTGATGAGCTGCCGCTCTTGGTTGACCGGATCCTGGTCGGTGATGAACCGACCGCGTACGTCTGCCGTAACTTCACGTGTGATGCCCCAACCACCGACCCGGAACGGCTCCGCACGGCGCTGAGCGGCTGA
- a CDS encoding galactose oxidase-like domain-containing protein codes for MRTVRRLRISRRRRTALLAVTGLTAGLLLTSPQPASAANLIKNPGFETAGTDGMPYCWEKSGWGDNDFTFTTTSDAHTGGKAMKVELTRRVSGDRKALITESANCAPVVTPGKQYDLSLWYKSTTPDTSVTLFRHDKTAGWQYWTDLKTLDMSSAWAQASVRTPAVPDGTDLITWGVSVYGTGSVTTDDYTMEQVADPLPPAQCTGTADQCANGSWTVLPTQNPVRSMHSVVLNNGKVLLIAGSGNSEENFAAGSFTSAVYDPSNGSYKVIPTPKDMFCAGHIQLQDGRVLVLSGNKAYPVPGGHGYEGFKDSYIFDPKTETYSKTNDLNDGHWYPSATELGNGDVISFGGLREDSTGSVTTEYWSDKDQQWLPLWKVNQTWSYWGLYPSMILMQDGRLFYSGSHVFGNNIPGTGSAIYDYNANTITQIPGLQNKDERDQSASVLLPPAQDQKVLTIGGGNIDSNPDAGRLTDIIDLKQANPSYVAGPPLPQGTVDLGSGKVAETGNQGKMYVSAVLMPDGKVLETGGALHNRADPVYESSIFDPNTSTFDPVAADPESRGYHSSAFLLPDGRVMATGDNPGNGTWNHNVSVYSPPYLFKGTRPTITSVITNEWTYGTTQRITVDRPIAKAELIRPAAVTHSSDPNQRFVDLPLSADGNNVDLNVTSNPDLAPPGWYMLFAADANGVPSVAQWIHLRGPAALSADTATAHVHSFADSLEGRTTSAGPKRTSQKVSPTISGCDRHYGSVNVCVPTVFPPEVEKTTAARCAWLKANDYGRLKVNGKDDPLGLDPNGDGVACSRGDMKRR; via the coding sequence ATGAGAACCGTCCGCAGACTCCGCATATCCCGTAGACGCAGAACCGCCCTGCTCGCCGTGACGGGCCTGACCGCGGGCCTGCTCCTGACCTCGCCGCAGCCCGCGTCCGCCGCCAACCTCATCAAGAACCCCGGTTTCGAGACCGCCGGAACCGACGGGATGCCGTACTGCTGGGAGAAGTCCGGCTGGGGCGACAACGACTTCACCTTCACCACCACCAGCGACGCCCACACCGGCGGCAAGGCCATGAAGGTCGAGCTGACCCGCCGCGTGAGCGGCGACCGCAAGGCGCTCATCACCGAGTCCGCGAACTGCGCTCCGGTGGTCACGCCGGGCAAGCAGTACGACCTGTCGCTCTGGTACAAGTCGACGACCCCGGACACCTCGGTCACCCTGTTCCGGCACGACAAGACGGCGGGCTGGCAGTACTGGACCGACCTCAAGACCCTCGACATGAGCTCCGCCTGGGCCCAGGCGAGCGTGCGCACCCCGGCGGTCCCGGACGGCACCGACCTGATCACCTGGGGTGTGTCGGTCTACGGCACCGGGTCCGTCACCACCGACGACTACACGATGGAGCAGGTCGCCGACCCGCTGCCGCCCGCGCAGTGCACGGGTACCGCCGACCAGTGCGCGAACGGAAGCTGGACGGTCCTTCCCACCCAGAACCCGGTCCGCTCCATGCACTCCGTCGTCCTCAACAACGGCAAGGTGCTGCTGATCGCCGGCTCCGGCAACAGCGAGGAGAACTTCGCGGCGGGCTCGTTCACCAGCGCCGTCTACGACCCGTCGAACGGCTCGTACAAGGTGATCCCCACCCCGAAGGACATGTTCTGCGCCGGGCACATCCAGCTCCAGGACGGGCGCGTGCTGGTGCTCAGCGGCAACAAGGCGTACCCGGTGCCGGGCGGGCACGGCTACGAGGGGTTCAAGGACTCGTACATCTTCGACCCGAAGACGGAGACGTACTCCAAGACGAACGACCTCAACGACGGCCACTGGTACCCGTCGGCGACCGAGCTCGGCAACGGTGACGTCATCTCCTTCGGCGGACTGCGCGAGGACTCCACAGGCTCGGTGACCACCGAGTACTGGTCGGACAAGGACCAGCAGTGGCTGCCGCTGTGGAAGGTCAACCAGACCTGGTCGTACTGGGGCCTGTACCCGTCGATGATCCTGATGCAGGACGGCCGCCTGTTCTACTCGGGCAGCCATGTCTTCGGCAACAACATCCCGGGCACCGGCTCGGCGATCTACGACTACAACGCCAACACGATCACGCAGATCCCCGGCCTGCAGAACAAGGACGAGCGCGACCAGTCGGCGAGCGTGCTGCTGCCCCCGGCGCAGGACCAGAAGGTCCTCACCATCGGCGGCGGCAACATCGACTCCAACCCGGACGCGGGCCGGCTGACGGACATCATCGACCTCAAGCAGGCCAACCCGTCCTACGTCGCCGGGCCGCCGCTGCCGCAGGGCACGGTCGACCTCGGAAGCGGCAAGGTCGCCGAGACCGGCAACCAGGGCAAGATGTACGTCTCCGCGGTCCTGATGCCCGACGGCAAGGTGCTGGAGACGGGTGGCGCACTGCACAACCGGGCCGACCCGGTCTACGAGTCGTCGATCTTCGACCCGAACACCTCCACGTTCGACCCGGTGGCCGCCGACCCCGAGTCCCGCGGCTACCACTCCTCCGCGTTCCTGCTGCCGGACGGCCGCGTCATGGCGACCGGCGACAACCCGGGCAACGGCACGTGGAACCACAACGTGTCGGTCTACTCCCCGCCGTACCTGTTCAAGGGCACCCGCCCGACGATCACCTCGGTGATCACGAACGAGTGGACGTACGGCACCACGCAGCGCATCACGGTCGACCGGCCCATCGCGAAGGCGGAGCTGATCCGGCCCGCGGCGGTCACCCACTCCTCCGACCCGAACCAGCGGTTCGTGGACCTGCCGCTGTCGGCGGACGGCAACAACGTCGACCTGAACGTGACGAGCAACCCCGACCTGGCCCCGCCCGGCTGGTACATGCTCTTCGCGGCCGACGCGAACGGCGTCCCGTCCGTGGCCCAGTGGATCCACCTGCGGGGCCCGGCGGCCCTGAGCGCGGACACCGCCACCGCCCACGTCCACTCCTTCGCCGACTCCCTGGAGGGCAGGACGACGAGCGCGGGTCCCAAGCGCACCTCGCAGAAAGTCAGCCCGACCATCTCCGGCTGCGACCGGCACTACGGCTCGGTCAACGTGTGCGTGCCGACGGTCTTCCCGCCCGAGGTGGAGAAGACGACGGCCGCCCGCTGCGCCTGGCTGAAGGCGAACGACTACGGCCGCCTGAAGGTCAACGGCAAGGACGACCCGCTGGGCCTCGACCCGAACGGGGACGGGGTGGCGTGCTCCCGGGGTGACATGAAGAGGCGTTAG